GCCTGAAACCAACAAGCGCCAGCGCCCCGTCATCGCCATCGACGGGCCCGCCGGCGCCGGCAAAAGCACCCTCGCCGCCCATCTCGCCCGCCGCTTCGGGTTCCTCAATCTCGAAACGGGTGCCATGTACCGCGCGCTCGCCCTTAAAGCCATCGACAACGACTACGACTTCGATGAAGAGGCGCCCCTCATGGACCTCGCCGCCCACACCCGCATCACCCTCGAGCCGCAACTCGAAGGCAACCGCGTCCTGCTCGACGGTCGGGATGTCTCTCGCCGCATTCGCGAGACCGACGTCACCAACGCCGCCTCTAAAGTCTCCGTCCACCCGCAACTTCGCGCCTGGATGGTCCACCAGCAGCGCCTGCTCGGCCAGGCTGGCGGAGTTGTCATGGAAGGCCGCGACATTGGCACCGCCGTCTTTCCCGACGCCGAAGTCAAGATCTTCCTCGACGCT
The nucleotide sequence above comes from Tunturibacter empetritectus. Encoded proteins:
- the cmk gene encoding (d)CMP kinase, whose translation is MTQPHEDSAPATPPETNKRQRPVIAIDGPAGAGKSTLAAHLARRFGFLNLETGAMYRALALKAIDNDYDFDEEAPLMDLAAHTRITLEPQLEGNRVLLDGRDVSRRIRETDVTNAASKVSVHPQLRAWMVHQQRLLGQAGGVVMEGRDIGTAVFPDAEVKIFLDAAPEVRGNRRYRQAAPTSNSAEPTDSQNGRQSPDPVTAEQQRVNEEAVLRELKDRDYRDRNRAESPLRPATDAVILDSTSMTLAEVLQQAEEIVRTHLKA